A region from the Bactrocera dorsalis isolate Fly_Bdor chromosome 1, ASM2337382v1, whole genome shotgun sequence genome encodes:
- the LOC105224069 gene encoding uncharacterized protein LOC105224069 isoform X1: MSSSLFNIEKLDESNYDSWSIQLKSVLVHQELWSVASGETPCPEADADGKNVLMWKAKDEKATATIILSITTMQIAHVKNSKTSNEAWNTLREIHRPKGPVRKVTLFKRLLAMRMSDDECVQQYVCKFTSLAEKLEEIGVGLQEEFFVIMLLASLPKSFENLVVALESRDELPKLNSIKIKLIEEGERRKSCVTKNTEGSVQAFMVRESSIKKNSSTNLKLNEVSSASNNNNKNKRHNMKCYSCGKKGHFAAQCREKQNVQKQQNSDNNRSNGLFAAISKNLLHTEAWCVDSGASSHLCCDRDKFSEFELYEEEIILAGDNKMLAAGRGIVRLQTNMFDVTLVKVLFVPGLQCNFISVSKAVNSGYKVEFTRNEAMIKNKRGDVILSANKVCDLFIFEPNKNQLFFACKPNHEAMKWHSRYGHLNFASLRKLSNNNMVRGMKVNIPADIQCVLCMSNKCSQRPYNKSDSRAEEILGLIHTDVCGPMRHESIGGAKYVLTFTDDKTRFVFVYFLRRKDEVLEKFKDFKQMIECQTEKRIKMLRSDNGTEFVHNAFNKFLKEHGIVRQLTVPYTPQQNGVAERLNRTLIEMARCMVVSSGVNESLWVEAVNTAVYLRNRASTKALNAMTQYEACYGYKPVVGHLRTFGSLAIALDKKQKDKFKPRGKEYVMVGYSDTSKAYRLYDKQTGRLIVSRDVYFVESISAKQHDGLNMKVAEGVQVHPIEFDIGNEFQQQGTHLDTNAIENVEEVVDTAANSDNDFESAEEEQLDDIPLKRGPGRPRLVRSGGPGRPTKQYTYLNLIDADDVKVPESVEQVLSSEYATKWYDAMQNEYNSLMKNETWQLAEIPKGQKAVRCKWVYALKRDKEGKVDRFKARLVAKGYSQVYGVNYDETFSPVVRYSTIQMIFALAAEYGLHLHQMDVSTAYLNSELSEDIYMRQPEMFIDKRFPNHCLKLNKALYGLKQSGRQWNLRLDEILKKIGFQPCISEPCVYINKQNGQINIIAVYVDDLLIASSDLKHMHDIKASIAREVEVVDKGPVQHFLSMEVNRDGKTGSISIGQKAYIRKLLNDFGMNDTRPIAVPLDAGHQINCNNTTCKKVDQVQYLSLIGSLMYLAVCTRPDILHSACKLAQRNNDPHTEHLAAAKRILRYLNTTQDKKLKYQQTGKDMEGFVDADWGGDSTDRKSYTGYAFVLAGCVFSYESKKTIDGSTQQH; this comes from the coding sequence aTGAGTTCGTCGCTtttcaatattgaaaaattggaCGAGTCAAACTACGACTCATGGAGTATCCAACTAAAGAGTGTGCTGGTTCACCAGGAGCTGTGGTCGGTGGCATCAGGAGAAACACCTTGTCCAGAAGCAGATGCAGACGGTAAGAATGTACTAATGTGGAAAGCCAAAGACGAAAAGGCAACGGCAACTATAATATTGAGTATAACGACGATGCAGATAGCTCACGTGAAGAATAGCAAGACATCGAACGAGGCATGGAATACTCTTCGTGAGATCCATAGGCCAAAAGGGCCGGTACGCAAGGTAACATTATTTAAGCGCCTTCTTGCTATGCGTATGAGCGATGACGAATGCGTTCAGcagtatgtatgcaaatttacTTCTTTGGCAGAAAAGCTTGAAGAAATTGGAGTAGGTCTCCAAGAAGAGTTTTTCGTTATAATGCTACTAGCAAGCTTgccaaaatcatttgaaaatttggtCGTCGCTTTGGAGTCTCGCGATGAGCTACCTAagctaaattcaataaaaattaagctaATAGAAGAAGGTGAACGTCGTAAGTCATGTGTAACGAAAAACACCGAAGGTAGCGTGCAAGCGTTCATGGTTCGCGAAAGTTCTATCAAAAAGAATAGTTCTACGAATTTGAAACTAAACGAAGTAAGCAGCGcatcgaacaacaacaacaagaacaaacgacataatatgAAATGCTACAGTTGTGGCAAAAAGGGTCACTTCGCTGCTCAGTGCAGAGAGAAGCAAAacgtgcaaaaacaacaaaacagcgaCAACAATAGAAGCAACGGATTGTTTGCGGCGATCAGCAAAAACCTGCTGCATACTGAGGCTTGGTGTGTCGACAGCGGCGCATCCTCTCATTTGTGTTGCGACCGCGATAAGTTCAGCGAATTCGAGTTGTATGAAGAAGAGATCATACTTGCTGGCGACAACAAAATGTTAGCGGCTGGCAGAGGAATTGTTCGGTTGCAAACGAACATGTTTGACGTCACACTTGTTAAAGTATTGTTCGTACCTGGACTACAATGTAATTTTATATCAGTCTCCAAAGCAGTAAACAGCGGCTacaaagttgaatttacaaGAAATGAGGCAATGATAAAAAATAAGCGCGGAGATGTCATTTTGAGTGCTAACAAGGTATGCGATCTGTTTATATTCGAGCCcaataaaaatcaattgtttTTTGCATGCAAACCCAACCATGAGGCAATGAAGTGGCATTCTAGATACGGTCATCTAAATTTTGCTAGCCTGCGTAAattgagcaacaacaacatggttCGAGGAATGAAAGTAAATATCCCAGCAGACATTCAATGTGTTTTATGTATGTCTAATAAGTGTAGCCAGCGGCCATACAATAAATCTGATAGCCGAGCAGAAGAGATTTTGGGGTTGATACACACTGATGTGTGTGGGCCTATGAGGCATGAATCAATTGGCGGTGCGAAATATGTATTAACTTTCACAGATGATAAGACgcgatttgtatttgtttattttttaagacgcaAAGACGAagtattagaaaaatttaaagattttaaacAAATGATTGAGTGCCAAACAGAGAAGAGAATTAAAATGCTTCGTAGCGACAACGGCACGGAATTTGTGCATAATgcgtttaataaatttcttaaagagCATGGTATTGTGCGACAATTAACAGTGCCCTACACACCACAACAAAACGGCGTAGCAGAGAGGCTAAATCGTACACTAATCGAGATGGCAAGGTGTATGGTAGTAAGTTCTGGTGTGAATGAATCGTTGTGGGTGGAGGCTGTTAATACGGCAGTATATTTAAGAAATCGTGCATCAACAAAAGCATTAAATGCTATGACACAATATGAAGCATGTTATGGCTATAAGCCGGTGGTAGGACATTTGCGAACATTTGGGTCACTCGCGATAGCTTTggataaaaagcaaaaagacAAATTCAAACCAAGAGGCAAGGAGTATGTCATGGTCGGTTACTCCGACACATCGAAAGCATACAGACTGTATGATAAACAAACGGGACGATTGATAGTGAGTAGAGATGTCTACTTTGTAGAGTCAATATCGGCGAAACAGCATGACGGATTGAATATGAAAGTTGCAGAAGGTGTGCAAGTGCATCCAATTGAATTTGATATAGGTAATGAATTCCAGCAGCAAGGCACACATTTAGATACAAACGCGATCGAAAACGTAGAAGAGGTGGTAGATACAGCAGCAAATAGTGACAATGACTTTGAGTCCGCTGAAGAAGAGCAATTAGACGATATTCCTTTAAAAAGGGGTCCTGGCAGGCCACGATTGGTTCGTAGTGGGGGACCAGGCAGACCCACAAAACAATATacgtatttaaatttaatagacGCTGATGATGTAAAGGTTCCTGAGTCTGTAGAACAGGTATTGTCAAGTGAATATGCTACTAAATGGTACGACGCTATGCAAAATGAGTATAATTCTCTTATGAAAAATGAAACATGGCAGCTTGCAGAAATCCCCAAAGGGCAAAAAGCCGTACGATGTAAATGGGTGTATGCCCTTAAAAGAGATAAAGAGGGTAAGGTGGATCGCTTTAAAGCTAGGTTAGTCGCAAAAGGGTATTCACAGGTTTATGGCGTTAACTATGATGAAACCTTTTCACCCGTTGTAAGGTATAGCACTATCCAAATGATATTTGCGCTCGCAGCGGAGTACGGGTTACATCTTCATCAGATGGATGTATCCACCGCATATTTAAATAGCGAGTTGAGCGAAGATATATACATGCGTCAGCCAGAAATGTTTATTGACAAACGATTTCCTAACCATTGTTTGAAGCTGAACAAAGCCTTGTATGGACTTAAGCAGTCCGGGCGCCAGTGGAACTTAAGGTTAGATGAAATTTTAAAGAAGATTGGTTTTCAACCATGTATAAGCGAACCTTGTGtgtacataaacaaacaaaatgggcaaattaatattattgcgGTATACGTTGATGATTTGCTCATAGCCAGCTCTGACTTGAAACACATGCACGATATTAAAGCCAGTATTGCAAGAGAAGTAGAAGTGGTCGACAAAGGACCGGTGCAGCATTTTTTAAGCATGGAGGTGAATCGTGATGGTAAAACAGGCTCTATATCTATTGGACAAAAGGCATATATTAGAAAGCTATTAAACGATTTTGGCATGAATGACACTCGACCGATTGCTGTTCCATTGGATGCAGGACAtcaaattaattgcaataacaCAACATGTAAGAAAGTCGATCAGGTACAGTACCTATCCTTGATAGGATCACTGATGTATTTAGCTGTGTGCACACGACCAGATATTTTGCACTCAGCATGCAAATTAGCGCAGAGAAATAATGATCCGCATACAGAGCATCTAGCAGCAGCTAAGAGAATTCTACGTTACTTGAATACGACGCAAGACAAGAAGTTAAAGTATCAGCAAACTGGTAAAGATATGGAAGGTTTTGTTGATGCTGATTGGGGCGGAGATAGTACCGACCGCAAATCTTATACCGGCTATGCGTTTGTACTTGCTGGATGCGTTTTTTCTTAtgaatcgaaaaaaacaatcgACGGTAGCACTCAGCAGCACTGA